Proteins found in one Brevinema andersonii genomic segment:
- a CDS encoding transporter substrate-binding domain-containing protein has product MRNIIYFCTCFLLISCSSKPIKTLKVGMELAYPPFETKDAHGNPTGISVDIAHALGEHLGIPVIIENIAWNGLIPSLQTGKIDAVISSMTITEDRKNEVDFSDPYATAYLALLISKKSDIQSVEDLNKPDKILAVKQGTTAYLYAKKYLSNVILNTFTSESAAVTEVIQGKADAFIYDQLTIYRNNVQNPSTTRTVFIPVQNEPDQWGIAVKKGNTELLNKINKFLVDFKKNGGYEKISDKYLKEEKQIFDDMGFKFFF; this is encoded by the coding sequence ATGAGAAATATAATATATTTTTGTACTTGTTTTTTATTAATCAGCTGCTCCTCCAAGCCCATCAAAACCCTTAAAGTAGGAATGGAACTAGCCTACCCTCCTTTTGAGACCAAAGATGCTCATGGAAATCCTACAGGAATCAGTGTTGATATAGCTCATGCATTAGGAGAGCATTTAGGGATTCCAGTGATTATAGAAAATATCGCATGGAATGGATTAATTCCTTCTTTACAGACAGGTAAAATAGATGCCGTTATTTCGTCAATGACGATCACGGAAGACCGAAAAAACGAAGTAGATTTTTCTGATCCTTATGCTACTGCCTACTTAGCACTTTTGATTTCTAAAAAATCCGATATTCAATCAGTTGAAGATCTTAATAAGCCCGACAAAATTTTAGCAGTTAAGCAAGGTACAACTGCTTATTTGTATGCTAAAAAATATTTATCTAATGTCATTTTAAACACTTTTACCAGCGAAAGTGCTGCTGTGACAGAAGTAATTCAAGGCAAAGCTGATGCTTTTATTTATGACCAGTTAACGATTTACCGTAATAATGTTCAAAATCCTAGCACAACTCGGACGGTCTTTATCCCTGTACAAAATGAACCAGACCAATGGGGAATTGCAGTGAAAAAAGGAAATACTGAACTGCTTAATAAAATCAATAAGTTTTTAGTTGATTTCAAAAAAAATGGAGGATATGAAAAAATTAGCGATAAATACTTAAAAGAAGAAAAACAAATTTTTGATGATATGGGATTTAAGTTTTTTTTCTAA
- a CDS encoding lactate/malate family dehydrogenase, with protein sequence MKKIRKIAVIGTGLVGSICAYALVNQEACDELYLIDINNRRTEGEAWDIAQGNTFIPKRTKITAADYSICRELDVIVFTAGGPPKPSQTRLDTLDVSIDIADAVVTEVMKNGFKGIFTVASNPVDIVTYFIYKKVGCLLIKQSEPALQSTQHG encoded by the coding sequence ATGAAAAAAATCAGAAAAATTGCTGTTATCGGTACAGGCTTGGTAGGCTCAATCTGTGCCTATGCTTTAGTGAACCAAGAAGCTTGTGACGAACTCTATTTAATCGACATCAACAATAGACGCACTGAAGGCGAAGCTTGGGATATCGCTCAGGGTAACACGTTTATCCCTAAAAGAACAAAAATTACTGCTGCTGATTATTCTATATGTAGAGAATTAGATGTGATTGTTTTTACTGCTGGCGGTCCCCCTAAACCAAGCCAAACCCGTTTAGATACTTTAGACGTCAGTATCGACATAGCGGATGCCGTTGTTACCGAAGTAATGAAAAATGGATTTAAGGGAATTTTTACTGTAGCATCGAATCCAGTAGATATTGTCACTTATTTTATATACAAAAAAGTGGGTTGCTTGCTCATCAAGCAATCAGAACCGGCACTTCAATCTACACAGCACGGTTAA
- a CDS encoding amino acid ABC transporter ATP-binding protein, whose amino-acid sequence MHIKLSHLSHQFQPDHMVLSDLNLEDNFSSLALIGPSGSGKSTLLRILGGLIIPSAGEIIFNQQKLHFSAASLAAWHKKIGFVFQHNGLFPHLTGLENIILPLIHVFKIKKEKAIMVAKRFIDRFKLSENINKYPYELSGGQCQRISIARAVLISPELLLLDEPTSALDPEFTAEVLDMLHELLSEGLNMILVTHEMGFAQRACEKIMFLNQGKINEYGNSKNLFTNPKTPELQTFLAKVLEWN is encoded by the coding sequence ATGCACATTAAACTAAGTCATTTATCTCATCAATTTCAGCCTGATCATATGGTTTTGAGTGATCTTAATTTAGAAGATAATTTTTCATCTTTGGCTTTGATAGGACCTTCAGGAAGTGGTAAATCAACACTGTTAAGAATTTTAGGTGGATTAATTATCCCTTCTGCTGGAGAAATCATTTTCAATCAACAAAAATTACATTTTTCAGCAGCTTCATTAGCAGCATGGCATAAAAAAATAGGTTTTGTATTCCAACACAACGGCTTATTCCCGCATTTAACAGGATTAGAAAATATTATTCTACCTCTCATACATGTGTTCAAAATAAAAAAAGAAAAAGCTATTATGGTAGCTAAACGTTTTATTGATCGTTTCAAGCTTTCAGAAAATATCAATAAATATCCTTATGAACTATCAGGAGGCCAATGCCAAAGGATTTCTATCGCCAGAGCTGTTTTAATTTCACCGGAATTACTTTTATTAGACGAACCAACTTCTGCCTTAGATCCGGAATTTACTGCAGAAGTATTAGATATGCTTCACGAATTACTATCAGAAGGCTTAAATATGATTTTAGTAACCCATGAAATGGGCTTCGCTCAACGAGCCTGTGAAAAAATTATGTTCTTAAATCAAGGAAAAATTAATGAATATGGAAATAGTAAAAATTTATTTACAAATCCCAAAACTCCAGAATTGCAAACATTCTTAGCAAAAGTCTTAGAATGGAATTAA
- a CDS encoding amino acid ABC transporter permease, which translates to MKKKSLPVFQLLINIVLLFCVLIIFTYITLRKLDLSLDFSILLEYRKQFLSGFVMTLFISACTLILSLFIGIITAFCTNSHIIFLSYLCRLYVQFIRGTPLLVQIFFFYYIIGTAWGINNRYIAGIIILSIFEGAYISEIIRGGLNSIDTLQYEISTAIGLNHQQRFFLVLLPQLVIRIMPALAGQFASIIKDSSLLSVIAVIELTQTTQEISAINYALFENYLFLGLLYFTLTLPVFLLSQYLEKRFAYAH; encoded by the coding sequence ATGAAAAAAAAATCTTTACCTGTTTTCCAGCTCTTGATTAATATTGTATTGTTATTCTGTGTTTTGATCATATTTACGTATATTACACTTAGAAAACTAGATTTATCATTGGATTTTTCTATACTTTTAGAATATAGAAAACAATTTCTTTCTGGGTTTGTCATGACATTGTTCATTAGTGCTTGCACGTTGATTTTAAGCCTTTTTATTGGCATAATTACAGCATTCTGCACTAACTCTCACATTATTTTTTTATCTTATCTATGCCGTTTATATGTACAATTCATTCGGGGAACTCCATTATTAGTACAAATTTTCTTTTTTTATTACATTATTGGAACAGCTTGGGGCATTAATAACAGATATATTGCAGGTATTATTATTTTATCGATTTTTGAAGGAGCATATATCAGTGAAATTATCCGCGGAGGCTTAAATTCCATTGATACATTACAATATGAAATTTCAACAGCAATCGGATTAAACCATCAGCAAAGATTTTTTTTGGTGCTGCTGCCACAATTAGTGATACGTATTATGCCAGCTCTAGCTGGTCAATTCGCTTCTATTATTAAAGATTCATCATTACTTTCTGTTATTGCAGTCATCGAATTGACACAGACAACTCAAGAAATCAGCGCGATTAATTATGCTTTGTTTGAGAACTATTTATTTTTAGGTTTATTATACTTTACATTAACATTGCCTGTGTTTTTATTAAGCCAATATCTGGAAAAGAGATTTGCTTATGCACATTAA
- a CDS encoding PTS sugar transporter subunit IIC, with amino-acid sequence MDYIKDRIYKGPTGLLRDIFVMLGIGLLLKNIGIITNFAPLATIGTVTVQLVAPAIEAGIAFTLSSNLLTVLSAIAAAALSVTPEGIKIVTGEPVGATLVAIVHPLSAKKNFQEKLLLI; translated from the coding sequence TTGGACTATATTAAAGATAGAATTTATAAAGGTCCTACAGGATTATTACGAGATATTTTTGTGATGCTGGGCATTGGACTACTCTTAAAAAATATCGGGATTATCACTAATTTCGCGCCATTAGCAACAATAGGTACAGTGACCGTTCAATTAGTGGCTCCAGCGATCGAAGCAGGAATTGCATTTACTCTGAGCTCCAATCTTTTAACGGTATTATCAGCCATTGCCGCAGCAGCCTTAAGCGTAACTCCTGAAGGAATTAAAATTGTAACAGGTGAACCAGTAGGAGCAACTCTAGTAGCAATCGTGCACCCTTTGTCGGCAAAAAAAAATTTTCAGGAAAAACTTCTCTTGATATGA
- a CDS encoding PTS sugar transporter subunit IIB, whose amino-acid sequence MINILLCCSASMFTSLFVQKTKEYAYKNNIGINIQAIPFSNINDHLESADIIALVPQIRFQKEKAQELTSKPVYVVDMGDYGTMNVEKVLAEIAKLAENK is encoded by the coding sequence ATGATAAACATTCTTTTATGCTGTAGTGCTAGTATGTTTACTAGCTTGTTTGTGCAGAAAACAAAGGAGTATGCATACAAAAATAATATCGGTATTAATATTCAAGCTATTCCCTTTTCTAATATTAATGATCATCTTGAATCTGCGGATATTATTGCATTGGTACCGCAAATTCGTTTTCAAAAAGAAAAGGCTCAAGAACTCACATCTAAGCCTGTTTACGTTGTTGATATGGGGGATTACGGCACTATGAATGTAGAGAAAGTATTAGCTGAGATTGCTAAATTAGCAGAAAATAAATAA
- a CDS encoding D-Ala-D-Ala carboxypeptidase family metallohydrolase, whose translation MKYFTMAELIKSQTAAQSFLNNIPGLAEKAMLEELVVTVSDPLREAWRSPIKLTCAYRSNEVNKKVGGHPNSHHIYGCAADIVCLKQEQDRMMKILIANPHVDLCQNYPDRNFIHVNIARPGQKPRNLALTQYKNQKAIPYKK comes from the coding sequence ATGAAATATTTCACAATGGCAGAATTAATAAAATCTCAGACGGCAGCACAAAGTTTTTTAAATAATATACCAGGTTTAGCAGAAAAAGCGATGTTGGAAGAATTAGTAGTAACGGTTTCGGATCCTTTACGGGAGGCGTGGAGATCACCGATTAAGCTAACATGTGCCTATCGAAGTAACGAGGTCAATAAAAAAGTGGGAGGGCATCCTAACAGCCATCATATCTACGGCTGCGCGGCGGATATTGTTTGTTTGAAGCAGGAACAAGACAGAATGATGAAAATCTTAATTGCAAATCCGCATGTGGATTTGTGCCAAAACTATCCGGACCGTAATTTTATCCACGTCAACATCGCCAGACCCGGGCAAAAACCCCGTAACCTTGCTCTCACTCAGTACAAAAATCAAAAAGCTATACCTTATAAAAAGTGA